Proteins encoded in a region of the Flavobacteriaceae bacterium HL-DH10 genome:
- a CDS encoding AAA family ATPase, translating into MEHNSTFPIKLSELDMLRDEAASYLKSIQWEQGSRAKNKDKDAKNESILLYLSRANNGSSTEVTSVSKTILALKKRLLPDSVAIPIYLNQTLYAVQEGITLGIWIKDSYYDASGLSGLNENKSALDTNGKREFESKMHTATAFMLFAASYKILNDLKPHASDDLSVMKQKFAGIPEVSLMTPLKGLSCSLFYYDKYLGHPEIVKSDKDVIDFTVVYFEALIDEIQLRKSSLEYTTSIEDRTYKLEKSEFAISGWNNVFSGSAKSIEFNKIKFEQIVGNRDAKHFARRLTERMLSYDFTAKKNPFQELGGFMPVFMGYGIPGTGKSMLIAAIATRLKEHCDTLDIPFLFHPMPDTLISTFQGGSAEKMVEWMKPLQDPTKLIFAPIDDAENNLQERTAQGVSAGVKEVIGVFLRYTEGAYAVNYGNSSIGLFTNLPEMLDKAVISRVQGRFKIDGARTEHDFLDQDHLWWRKLDETMPDFVNMQGPENYAYLQDQGLAKNMGEILNVSNKPSEERVHDIYDRVEKQFKSNQHLFYANLYKEMQKAFPFFSSRDVRNIQSTVSLRLTDFDLEEDWFENPEIYFKQDYDKKFNMLQELMRANMKGLNFSEIRRQEVVRYLDNVATISDTDFKRKVDARVNQLNIETEARQTFERR; encoded by the coding sequence ATGGAACACAACTCAACATTCCCAATAAAATTAAGCGAACTTGATATGCTTCGTGATGAAGCAGCGTCTTATTTAAAAAGCATACAATGGGAGCAAGGATCTCGTGCTAAGAATAAAGATAAGGACGCTAAAAACGAATCTATTTTATTGTATTTATCACGTGCTAATAATGGTAGTTCTACTGAAGTAACATCGGTTTCAAAAACCATTTTGGCTTTAAAAAAGCGCTTATTACCAGATTCGGTGGCCATTCCTATTTATTTAAATCAGACGCTTTATGCCGTTCAGGAAGGTATTACTTTAGGTATTTGGATAAAAGATAGTTATTATGATGCTTCAGGATTATCCGGTTTAAACGAAAATAAATCCGCATTAGATACCAACGGAAAGCGCGAGTTTGAAAGTAAAATGCATACAGCGACAGCCTTTATGTTATTTGCAGCTTCGTATAAAATTTTAAACGATTTAAAACCACATGCATCAGATGATTTATCTGTAATGAAGCAAAAATTTGCAGGCATTCCAGAGGTATCATTAATGACGCCTTTAAAAGGGTTGTCATGTAGTTTGTTTTATTATGATAAATATTTAGGGCACCCAGAAATTGTAAAGTCTGATAAAGATGTTATTGATTTTACGGTGGTTTATTTTGAAGCTTTAATAGATGAAATTCAGTTACGTAAAAGTTCTTTAGAATATACAACCAGTATTGAAGACAGAACTTATAAACTTGAAAAGTCTGAGTTTGCAATATCAGGTTGGAATAACGTATTTTCCGGTTCGGCTAAAAGCATAGAATTTAATAAAATTAAGTTTGAGCAAATTGTAGGTAATCGAGATGCAAAGCATTTTGCACGGCGTTTAACCGAACGTATGTTGAGTTACGATTTTACAGCAAAAAAAAATCCCTTTCAAGAGCTTGGTGGTTTTATGCCTGTATTTATGGGTTATGGCATTCCAGGAACAGGAAAAAGTATGCTTATTGCTGCTATTGCAACCAGATTGAAAGAGCATTGTGATACATTAGATATTCCGTTTTTGTTTCATCCCATGCCAGATACTTTAATAAGTACGTTTCAAGGTGGTTCTGCCGAAAAAATGGTGGAGTGGATGAAACCTTTACAAGATCCTACCAAACTTATTTTTGCGCCAATTGATGATGCCGAAAATAATTTGCAAGAACGTACTGCCCAAGGTGTTTCGGCTGGTGTTAAAGAAGTTATAGGTGTGTTTTTAAGATATACAGAAGGTGCTTATGCCGTAAATTACGGTAATAGTTCTATCGGTTTATTTACCAATCTTCCAGAAATGTTAGATAAGGCAGTCATTTCTCGTGTGCAAGGACGTTTTAAAATTGATGGCGCACGAACAGAACATGATTTTTTAGACCAAGATCATTTATGGTGGCGTAAACTAGATGAAACGATGCCTGATTTTGTAAACATGCAAGGACCAGAAAACTATGCTTATTTACAAGATCAAGGTTTGGCTAAAAACATGGGTGAAATCTTAAATGTGAGTAATAAACCAAGCGAAGAACGTGTTCATGATATTTATGATCGGGTAGAAAAACAGTTTAAATCGAATCAGCATTTGTTTTATGCCAACTTATATAAGGAGATGCAAAAGGCGTTTCCATTCTTTTCATCACGCGATGTTAGAAATATTCAAAGCACGGTGTCATTACGTTTAACAGATTTTGATTTGGAAGAAGATTGGTTTGAAAACCCAGAAATATATTTCAAACAAGATTATGATAAGAAGTTTAATATGCTTCAAGAATTGATGCGTGCTAATATGAAAGGATTGAATTTTTCTGAAATTCGTCGTCAAGAAGTGGTGCGTTATTTAGATAATGTGGCTACAATATCAGATACCGATTTTAAACGAAAAGTAGATGCAAGAGTCAATCAATTAAATATAGAAACTGAAGCAAGACAAACGTTTGAAAGACGATAA